The following are encoded together in the Oceanobacillus zhaokaii genome:
- a CDS encoding RNase H family protein has product MIEVYTDGASNSNLGISGAGIFIKAAGKNYEYTFPLDVISNHEAEFHAVIKALEICKETFPNEIVSLRSDSQVVVDVVEKDFTKNKTFLPLLEKIREETQYFPYFFIKWIPESQNKNADLLARKALQMQRPK; this is encoded by the coding sequence TTGATTGAGGTTTATACAGATGGTGCATCGAATAGTAATTTGGGAATTAGTGGTGCTGGTATCTTTATTAAAGCCGCTGGGAAAAATTATGAATATACATTTCCCCTTGATGTAATAAGTAATCACGAGGCGGAATTTCATGCGGTAATCAAGGCACTGGAAATATGTAAAGAAACATTCCCAAATGAGATTGTATCGCTGCGTTCCGATTCACAAGTGGTAGTGGATGTTGTAGAAAAAGACTTTACAAAAAACAAAACATTTCTTCCCCTACTGGAAAAAATAAGAGAAGAAACGCAATACTTTCCATATTTTTTTATTAAATGGATTCCTGAAAGTCAAAATAAGAATGCTGATCTGTTAGCGAGAAAGGCTTTACAGATGCAACGACCGAAATGA
- a CDS encoding WecB/TagA/CpsF family glycosyltransferase: MGNEIKIASINITNLSKTDLLHYHLFPRLNRQQKCMVVLANLLLLLETTDNQAYKEIIEQADYVLPASKGIILAAKNRKQTFHEQIDSVALMIDLLKFAEVQGLSCYFLGGKDYINEKLILEIEKQFPRLIIAGHQHGAFEPTDSLIMENVRVKNADIVFVSLQGNSQEEWMANIFASCKKGLFIGVDESFDILAGEMKRTPDLLNNLNLGWLYRMVAKPSRIKNAGKSQRMIKNILLGKD; the protein is encoded by the coding sequence ATGGGGAATGAAATAAAAATTGCATCAATCAATATTACTAATCTAAGCAAAACAGATTTATTACATTATCATCTTTTTCCGAGATTGAATCGACAGCAAAAGTGTATGGTTGTTTTAGCGAATTTGCTGCTGCTGCTTGAAACTACAGACAATCAAGCATATAAAGAAATAATCGAGCAAGCAGATTACGTATTGCCAGCGAGTAAAGGCATAATATTGGCAGCGAAGAATCGAAAACAAACCTTTCATGAACAGATTGATAGTGTAGCTTTAATGATAGATTTGCTTAAGTTTGCAGAAGTCCAAGGACTTAGCTGCTATTTTTTGGGTGGAAAAGATTATATTAATGAAAAGCTTATTTTAGAGATAGAGAAGCAATTTCCGAGATTAATCATCGCTGGTCATCAGCATGGGGCATTTGAACCTACTGATTCACTTATTATGGAAAATGTTCGCGTGAAAAATGCTGATATTGTATTCGTATCGTTGCAGGGGAATAGCCAAGAGGAGTGGATGGCAAATATATTTGCTAGCTGTAAGAAAGGATTATTTATCGGCGTTGACGAGAGCTTTGATATCCTAGCGGGAGAAATGAAACGTACTCCCGACCTATTGAACAATCTAAATCTAGGCTGGTTATACCGAATGGTTGCCAAACCCTCTCGAATTAAGAATGCAGGAAAAAGCCAGCGAATGATAAAGAACATTCTGTTGGGAAAAGACTAG
- the tagD gene encoding glycerol-3-phosphate cytidylyltransferase: MKIITYGTFDLIHAGHIHLLRRAKAMGDHLTVGISTDEFNQEKKKQAYHSFEHRKLILESIRYVDFVIPEYSWEQKVSDIKKYNIDIFVMGDDWKGKFDNLQDYCGVIYLPRTNGISSSTIKQNAFLKNRQKF; this comes from the coding sequence ATGAAGATTATCACTTATGGCACTTTTGATTTAATCCATGCTGGCCATATTCATCTGCTAAGGCGGGCAAAAGCGATGGGCGACCATCTAACGGTAGGAATTTCTACTGATGAATTTAATCAAGAAAAAAAGAAGCAGGCATATCATTCATTTGAACATCGTAAACTAATCTTAGAATCAATTCGATATGTCGATTTTGTCATTCCAGAATATTCATGGGAACAAAAGGTTTCCGATATTAAAAAATACAATATTGATATTTTCGTGATGGGTGACGACTGGAAGGGTAAATTTGATAATTTGCAAGATTATTGCGGCGTTATCTATTTGCCTCGAACGAATGGAATATCCAGTTCCACTATTAAACAAAATGCCTTCTTAAAGAATCGGCAAAAATTCTAA
- a CDS encoding LCP family protein has protein sequence MGRILVRKTKKKKRLRRVLFIVILMCLVIVGFGGYMAIQTLQAASESYDDLGREKSDLRDEVVSISKDPVSVLLMGVEDYSTNGDNGRTDTLMIATFNPDDERLKLVSIPRDTLVEIAGRGIQDKITHAHAFGGKKMTIETVENFLDIPIDYYATVNFDAFKNVIDILGGVTVDVPFDFQQNSDDRKAEKLQFYEGEMELDGRYALAYARMRYEDPRGDIGRNERQQEVIQAIISKALSVGTVTKIDDLAREVGSNVETNMRISEVLGFAKEYSDFSTSKIDKLKLETYEERINGGSYQIVDEASLEEVKSELKNHLEIVSSYEDDRFYEASVYEENN, from the coding sequence ATGGGTCGTATATTAGTACGTAAAACAAAAAAGAAAAAGAGATTACGTCGTGTTTTATTCATCGTAATCCTAATGTGTCTTGTAATAGTAGGATTTGGTGGCTATATGGCAATTCAAACCCTTCAGGCTGCAAGCGAATCCTATGATGATTTAGGAAGAGAAAAATCAGACCTGCGTGATGAGGTTGTTTCAATAAGTAAAGACCCTGTATCTGTCTTGCTGATGGGAGTAGAAGACTATTCTACAAATGGTGATAATGGCCGTACAGATACTTTAATGATAGCTACATTTAACCCCGATGATGAAAGACTTAAGCTTGTAAGTATACCAAGGGATACACTAGTTGAGATTGCTGGCAGAGGTATTCAGGATAAAATCACCCATGCACATGCTTTTGGTGGGAAGAAAATGACGATTGAAACAGTTGAGAACTTTTTAGATATTCCAATTGATTACTATGCTACCGTTAATTTTGATGCATTTAAAAATGTGATTGATATTCTAGGTGGCGTCACGGTGGATGTCCCATTTGATTTCCAACAAAATAGTGATGATCGTAAAGCTGAGAAACTACAATTCTATGAAGGTGAAATGGAATTAGACGGGAGATATGCTTTAGCATATGCTCGAATGAGATATGAGGATCCAAGAGGCGATATAGGCAGAAATGAAAGACAGCAGGAAGTAATCCAAGCGATTATTAGTAAAGCTCTATCAGTTGGTACAGTAACTAAAATCGATGACTTAGCTAGAGAAGTTGGCAGCAATGTTGAAACAAATATGCGAATCAGTGAAGTGCTTGGTTTCGCTAAAGAGTATTCCGATTTCAGCACAAGCAAAATTGATAAATTAAAATTGGAAACATATGAGGAAAGAATTAATGGTGGCAGTTACCAAATAGTGGATGAAGCTTCACTTGAAGAAGTGAAGTCAGAGCTTAAGAACCACTTAGAGATTGTATCATCTTATGAAGATGATAGATTTTATGAAGCTTCAGTATACGAAGAAAATAATTAA
- a CDS encoding cell wall-binding repeat-containing protein — protein MKKISLAVALSLIMQIFFLLSPVAAESTNESTNESTNQGEQSDVENTTEAQEEEYNEFGIKIGTEVYGEDISELSEEELQYIPEGWRDGVFDDGSPEAEVEPDIKLNASYPDVNNYIKNMKPATIEYNHINYLTKFHYRGGYGAVEGVVAHETANDRSNITGEISWMKQNHKNAFVHAFVDHNRIIETHPTDYGAWGAGRHANKRFVHVELVRVDNFDQFARSINNYASYIAKVLLDYNLGVTDAENTGKGTLWSHRAVSEHLGGTNHVDPHGYFARYGYKWDDFVKLVTSKYNEMGVPRISGHSRYDTAVEISKDGWKTANSVVVARGDDYADALAGVTLAKKYNSPLLLTQSNKFTDVTKKEIQRLKATNIYILGGELAVSKSIENEMRKLVPRVKRISGGSRVETAVAIANEVKSGVRKAVVVDGYNFPDALSVASYAAQEGMPILLTQNNKLPKQTKQALKDLRISSTLAIGGNLAINDNVFKQLPNSVRIAGQNRYETAVKIADYFNVKNKHYYITTGLEFPDALSSAALAAKEGTGILLVGTSIPKPVQTFIMKNNISDFTIVGGTSIIPARVQQALSRY, from the coding sequence ATGAAGAAAATAAGTTTAGCAGTGGCGCTGTCACTAATCATGCAAATATTCTTTTTACTATCACCAGTCGCTGCAGAGAGTACGAATGAGAGTACGAATGAGAGTACGAATCAAGGTGAGCAATCAGACGTAGAAAATACTACGGAAGCTCAAGAAGAAGAGTACAATGAATTTGGAATTAAGATTGGTACAGAAGTTTATGGGGAAGACATCAGTGAGTTAAGTGAAGAAGAATTGCAATACATACCAGAAGGCTGGCGTGACGGTGTTTTTGATGACGGTAGTCCAGAAGCGGAAGTAGAACCTGATATTAAGTTAAATGCTTCCTATCCAGATGTGAATAACTATATCAAGAATATGAAACCAGCTACCATTGAATATAACCACATTAATTATCTGACGAAATTTCATTATCGGGGCGGATATGGTGCAGTTGAAGGTGTTGTTGCACATGAGACAGCAAATGACCGTTCAAATATAACTGGTGAAATAAGTTGGATGAAGCAAAACCACAAGAATGCTTTTGTCCACGCTTTTGTCGATCATAATCGCATAATCGAAACCCATCCAACTGATTATGGAGCATGGGGGGCAGGACGTCACGCGAATAAACGTTTTGTCCATGTAGAGCTAGTTCGGGTTGATAACTTCGATCAATTTGCCCGCTCCATAAATAATTACGCAAGTTATATTGCTAAAGTACTACTAGATTACAATTTAGGTGTTACGGACGCAGAAAATACAGGAAAAGGTACATTATGGTCTCATCGGGCAGTATCGGAGCATCTTGGCGGTACAAACCATGTAGATCCACATGGGTATTTTGCAAGATATGGCTATAAATGGGATGATTTTGTAAAATTAGTAACATCTAAGTACAATGAAATGGGTGTACCTAGGATTTCAGGTCATAGTCGTTATGATACGGCAGTAGAAATCAGTAAAGATGGATGGAAAACTGCAAATTCGGTTGTTGTCGCTCGTGGTGATGACTACGCAGATGCACTTGCAGGTGTTACATTAGCGAAGAAGTATAATTCACCATTGTTACTAACTCAATCGAACAAGTTTACGGATGTTACGAAAAAAGAAATCCAGCGATTAAAAGCAACCAATATTTATATTCTTGGTGGTGAGTTGGCGGTAAGTAAATCAATCGAAAATGAAATGAGAAAATTAGTTCCTCGAGTAAAACGAATCAGTGGGGGTTCTCGTGTAGAAACTGCTGTAGCTATCGCAAATGAAGTAAAAAGTGGTGTCCGGAAAGCAGTAGTAGTTGACGGTTATAATTTCCCAGATGCATTATCGGTTGCATCCTATGCAGCGCAAGAAGGAATGCCAATTCTGCTGACACAAAATAATAAGCTACCAAAACAAACGAAACAAGCATTAAAGGATTTAAGGATATCAAGTACATTGGCAATTGGTGGTAACTTAGCCATTAATGATAATGTATTTAAACAGCTTCCAAACTCAGTAAGAATTGCGGGACAAAATCGTTATGAAACAGCAGTGAAGATTGCAGATTATTTTAATGTGAAGAATAAACATTATTATATTACAACAGGATTGGAATTTCCTGATGCACTTTCAAGTGCTGCACTAGCCGCAAAAGAAGGAACAGGCATATTATTGGTAGGTACGAGTATTCCAAAACCTGTCCAAACCTTTATTATGAAAAATAATATTAGTGATTTCACAATTGTAGGAGGAACGAGCATAATTCCTGCAAGAGTACAACAAGCATTGTCTAGATACTAA